A region from the Malus domestica chromosome 07, GDT2T_hap1 genome encodes:
- the LOC139197683 gene encoding uncharacterized protein, with amino-acid sequence MARASYSRRVIQVVAQICRPSRAVNIDRDRQRRGEYLLDDYFVCNSAFPDTYFRRHFRMERHLFNKIMGAVCNHDSYFEQKPDAFGAMGLLPEQKINAALRMLAYGASANQVDEIARMRKSTILESLMRFCSAIESIYTTKYL; translated from the coding sequence ATGGCAAGAGCCTCATATTCTCGTCGAGTCATCCAAGTTGTGGCTCAGATCTGCAGGCCCAGCCGTGCTGTAAACATTGATAGAGACAGGCAACGACGAGGTGAGTAtctcttggacgattattttgtctgtaacagtgcatttcctgatacgtactttagacgtcattttagaatggaacgtcatttgttcaacaaaatcatgggcgctgtttgcaaccatgattcttactttgagCAAAAGCCGGATGCTTTTGGTGCTATGGGTCTCCTAcctgagcaaaaaattaatgctgccttgcggatgcttgcatatggagcatctgcaaaCCAAGTGGACGAGATAGCGAGGATGagaaaatcaaccattcttgagtccctgatgaggttttgctcggcaatcgaatctatctacaccaCAAAGTACCTCTAG